One uncultured Fretibacterium sp. DNA window includes the following coding sequences:
- a CDS encoding Nif3-like dinuclear metal center hexameric protein, whose amino-acid sequence MPEVTRMKLRAVLEEIDRTAPFALAADWDNVGLMVGDPNREVRRLGVALDPLPEAVMEAADRGCEALLTHHPLFFSPIRRLDLSRDPGRAVLAAVERGVAVLAAHTNWDSAEGGVSFELARLLGLRELSVLDPDARLGAVGNFEGPLTAEEALERVKRAWGLSWLDGYVSEGYSILRVALCGGSGADLWPRARAEGADLYVTADAKYHVLLDAVREGMPIAVVDHAEMERASLAELARRLAVPGVLETILIDAGSLASPLRL is encoded by the coding sequence ATGCCGGAGGTGACGCGCATGAAGTTGAGGGCGGTGCTGGAGGAGATCGATAGGACGGCCCCCTTTGCCTTGGCCGCCGATTGGGACAACGTTGGGCTGATGGTCGGCGATCCGAATAGGGAGGTCCGCAGGCTGGGCGTTGCCCTGGACCCTCTCCCCGAGGCGGTGATGGAGGCCGCGGACCGCGGATGCGAAGCGCTGCTGACCCACCATCCCCTTTTTTTCTCCCCGATCCGGCGTCTGGACCTCTCCCGCGATCCGGGGCGGGCGGTCCTGGCAGCCGTCGAACGGGGCGTCGCCGTCCTTGCCGCGCACACCAACTGGGACTCCGCCGAGGGCGGCGTCAGCTTCGAGCTGGCCCGCCTCCTGGGGCTTCGGGAGCTCTCCGTGCTCGACCCCGATGCCAGGCTGGGGGCGGTCGGGAATTTCGAGGGGCCCCTTACGGCAGAGGAGGCGCTGGAGCGGGTCAAGCGGGCCTGGGGCTTGTCGTGGCTCGACGGTTACGTGTCCGAGGGTTATAGTATACTGCGTGTGGCGCTCTGCGGCGGATCGGGAGCCGATCTGTGGCCCCGCGCCAGGGCGGAGGGCGCGGACCTGTACGTCACTGCCGACGCGAAGTATCATGTGCTGCTGGATGCGGTTCGGGAGGGAATGCCGATCGCCGTCGTCGACCATGCCGAGATGGAGCGGGCCTCCCTGGCGGAGCTGGCGCGGCGGCTCGCCGTGCCGGGCGTGCTCGAGACGATCCTGATTGACGCGGGGAGCCTCGCGTCCCCGCTTCGTCTATAG
- a CDS encoding ferredoxin, which yields MKVSLDRSACIGCGVCTQISPECFVLDENAGTAKVLREETDDPSVKEAESSCPVSCIRVE from the coding sequence ATGAAGGTATCGCTGGATCGCTCGGCCTGCATTGGATGCGGCGTGTGCACTCAAATCAGTCCGGAGTGTTTTGTCCTGGACGAGAACGCGGGGACCGCCAAGGTCCTGCGGGAGGAGACCGACGACCCGTCCGTCAAGGAGGCGGAGAGCAGCTGCCCCGTAAGTTGCATTCGCGTCGAATGA
- a CDS encoding M23 family metallopeptidase, producing the protein MSLKPAIFFLFLFLLSVSLVSSPAQAAPRVERQTLSFSKDRKQDLKKLSELCLFNDLTSADVLWANDLTADSLTEGTTLIIPTSRQDILAVWQSVQKQRKGTSNTLVSIKLHGVPRSAPKTETSVLKTAEAPAPQPSRTLPQPLSPKAMPPIPTTLRLGPEKSAAGEKGRGDADTKEPVLFLSEDGDPSSGPMRLVISGDNVTVVRLPRTQAPRTSGLTGIQRSFFTGRSSPEPAVPEVSRSSGSKMIWPVNGAVSSGFGKRGRRSLHAGIDIPMPKGTSIRAARDGVVKLVASAKSRSFRGYGNVVIVDHGGGITTLYAHCLNIKVRQGQRVRQGETLATVGRTGRATTNHVHFEVRINGKPVNPIPFLGPRR; encoded by the coding sequence ATGTCGCTCAAACCGGCCATTTTCTTTTTGTTCCTGTTCCTTCTGTCCGTTTCGCTCGTCTCCTCTCCCGCCCAGGCGGCTCCCCGTGTCGAACGCCAGACACTTTCCTTCTCAAAGGACCGGAAACAGGACCTGAAGAAGCTGTCGGAGCTCTGTCTCTTCAACGACCTGACCTCGGCGGACGTGCTGTGGGCCAACGACCTGACCGCCGACAGCCTCACAGAGGGAACGACGCTCATCATCCCCACCTCCAGACAGGACATCCTGGCCGTCTGGCAATCCGTACAGAAGCAGAGAAAGGGCACATCCAACACTTTGGTGTCCATCAAGCTGCATGGAGTTCCCCGCAGCGCCCCCAAGACCGAGACCTCAGTTCTGAAGACGGCTGAGGCCCCCGCACCCCAGCCCTCCAGGACTCTCCCTCAACCGCTCTCCCCAAAGGCGATGCCGCCCATCCCGACGACGCTCCGACTCGGCCCGGAGAAAAGCGCCGCAGGGGAAAAGGGGAGAGGCGACGCGGACACGAAGGAACCCGTCCTGTTCCTCTCGGAGGACGGAGACCCCTCGAGCGGCCCCATGAGGCTGGTTATATCGGGTGACAACGTAACCGTCGTGAGGCTTCCCCGAACGCAGGCTCCCCGTACCTCCGGCCTGACCGGCATCCAACGGAGCTTTTTCACCGGAAGGTCGTCCCCCGAGCCCGCCGTACCGGAGGTCTCCAGGTCCTCGGGATCCAAGATGATCTGGCCCGTAAACGGGGCCGTTTCGTCGGGGTTCGGCAAGCGGGGCAGGCGATCCCTTCATGCGGGCATCGACATCCCCATGCCCAAGGGTACGTCCATCCGAGCCGCGAGAGACGGGGTGGTCAAGCTGGTCGCCTCCGCCAAAAGCCGGAGCTTCAGGGGATACGGAAACGTGGTGATCGTCGACCACGGCGGCGGAATCACCACGCTGTACGCCCATTGTCTGAACATCAAGGTCAGGCAGGGTCAAAGGGTGCGTCAGGGAGAGACGCTCGCGACCGTGGGCCGCACGGGACGCGCCACCACGAATCACGTTCATTTCGAGGTCCGGATCAACGGCAAACCCGTCAACCCCATCCCCTTCCTGGGGCCCAGGCGCTGA